CCCCGTGATCCGCACCTCAAAGCCGTCCACGTCAAAGACACGCACAAGACCCCCCCCGAGGGAGCTGCCCGTGACCACGAGGCGCTCCTTCTCCCCCTCGAGGACCATCCGCACCGTGTTGGGGTGGACGTCCCCGAGCTCCACCTCCTTGAAGACCACCTCCACCCCTTCCCGCTCCGCCAGGGAAAGGCTCTCCTTGAGCCTCTCGTCGTCGGGGGTGAGGCCCAGGACCCCCGCGGCCAAGGCCAGGTGGGTGCCGTGCCCTTTCCCCGTCTTGGCGAAGGAGCCGTGGAGGCCGAACTCCACCCTTTTGGGCTTCTCCCCGAGGAGGTGGCGGGCGAGGAGGGCGAGGCGGCAGGCCCCCGCCGTGTGGCTGGAAGAAGGCCCCACCATCACGGGGCCGATCATGTCCAAAAGGCCCATGCTGATAGAATACGCCCATGCGGAGCTTCTGGCCCCTTTTGCTCCTCCTCGCCCTCGGGGTAGGCCTCGGCCAGCGCCTCGTCCTGCCGGAAGGGGCCGTGGCGGGGGAGCCCCTCACCCTCTCGGGGGAAGGGCTTCCCGACGGGCGCTACCCCCTGGCCCTGGAAGGCCCCGGGGGCGCCCGGGTGGAGGAGGTGGAGGTCCAGGGAGGGAGGTTCGCCCTCCCCCTCACCCTCGAGGCCCCCGGGGAGTACCGGGTGCGGCTCAACCTGCCCTCGGGCGCCTTGGAGGGGCGCTTCCTCCTCCTCGCCCCCACGCCGCCCGAGCTCACCCCGGAGGGGCTCAAGCTCCCCTGGGGGCTCCTCCCCCTCCCCCAGGGCCCCTGGGTGGGCCCCCTGGTGGAGGGGGAGCGGGTCTACGTGGCCCAAGGGCTCCTCGTGGTGGAGGCGGGCCTTAAAGAAGAGGGGGTCCGCTACCACTTCGCCCCCGCAAAGGTCCTCGCCCTCCGCCCGGGCCCCGAGGCCCTCCTGGAGGGGGAGCGGGTCCTGCCCATCCCCTTCCCTCCCGTCCCCTTCCAGGGCAAGGAGGAGGACCTTAAGGCCCTCAGGCCCCTCCTCCTGGCCCTGAACCCCCCCAAGCCCTGGCCCTACTTCGCCTACTGGGCCCTCCCCCCGGAGACCCTGAGCGAGGAGGACCTCGCCGCCTACGGCCAGGACCTCCGGGCCCGGGGCCACCGGCCCGAACTGCCCTTCGGCCAGGAGGGCGTCCTACGGATGGCGGAGGCGGCCCGCGCCCTCCTCGGCGAGGACCCCGCCCGGGCCAAGGCCCTGACCCTCGCCCTCCTGCGCTACACCCCCCTCTTCCCCGGCTCCGAGGCCTTCTTCCGGGAGATGGCCGAGGCCCTCGAGGCCCAAGGGGAGGTGGCCACCGCCCTCCGCCTGCGCGAGGCCCTGGCCCTTTCCGCCCCCTGGAGGCCGCCGGACCTCGGCTTCCTCGCCCCCGCCTTCTTTGTCCTGGGAACGGCGTACCTGGCCCTTTTCCTCTACCTCTTCCTCTTCTACCTGCCCGCCCAGCTCAAGGACCTGAGGCCCATCGGCGGCTACCTGGGCGGGTTCTTCCGCCACCCCCTCCTGCGCCTGCGCCACCTCCACCTGGCCTACGCCAGCCTAGGGGAAAGGCTCCTCGCCCTCCTCCTCTTCCTCGCCACCCTCGCCGCCCTCCTCCTCTACGGCCTGGACGCCAAGGCCCGGGCCGCCCTCTGGGCCCCGCCCCTGGACCAGGGGACCCTCTTCACCCCGGCGGCCCAGGCCTGGGCCCGGTCCCTGCCCCCTACCCCCGGGGCCAAGGCCCTCCAGGGGTACACCCTCCTCCGGGACAACCCCACCCAGGCCCGGGCCCTGCTCAGGGAAGGGGCGCCCCTGCCCTTCGCCCTCGCCCTCCTGGGGGAGAAGGAGCTCGTCCTGGCCTACGAGCAGGCCCCCTGGTCCGGCCCGGTGCAAAGCCTCCTCGGCCTCGGCGCCGACCCCTGGGGGCCGAGGGAGCCCGCCCCCACCCTCCGCACCCTTTACACCCTCCTCCTCGAGGCGGAGGCGCGGCGCCTGGCCGAGGACCCCTGGCGCGGCTTCTCCCAACTCCCCCTCCCCCTTCCCGAGGGGTACCGGGCCTGGGCCTTCGCCGCCCTTCTCCTCCTCGCCCTCTACCACCTCCTCACCTTCTTCCTCCCCAGAAGGCGGGGCCAGCCCTCCCCCGCCTACGCCCTCTTCCTCCGCCTCCTCCTCCCGGGAAGCCTGGGCCTCGGCGGAGGGATTGGGGTGGTCCTTTTGCTCCTCGCCGCCTACGGCCTGTGGGCCCTCCTCCAGGGCTCAAGCCCCCTCTACCTCGCCGCGGCCTACGGCCTCCACCTCCTCTTTGTGTTAAGCTCCGGGGCCTGGAGGCGCGCATGATCCTGCCCCCCATCCCCACCCCCTTTGACCGGGAAGGAAGGCTGGACGAGGAGGCCTTCCGGGAGCTGGCCGCGGCCTTGGAACCCCTGGTGGACGGGCTCCTCGTTTACGGCTCCAACGGGGAAGGGGTCCACCTCACCCCCGAGGAAAGGGCCCGGGGCCTCCGGGCCCTTAGGCCCAGGAAGCCCTTCCTGGTGGGCCTCATGGAGGAGACCCTGCCCCAGGCGGAAGGGGCCCTCTTGGAGGCCAAAGCCGCGGGGGCCATGGCCCTCCTCGCCACCCCGCCCCGCTACTACCACGGAAGCCTCGGGGAAGGGCTTCTCCGCTACTACGAGGCCCTGGCGGAGAGAATGCCCCTCTACCTCTACCACGTGCCCCAGAACACCCGGGTGGACCTTCCCCTCGAGGCGGTGGAGGCCTTGGCCCGGCACCCGAACGTCCTAGGCATCAAGGACTCCAGCGGCGACCTCGGCCGGATCGCCTTCTACCAAGCCCGCCTCCGGGAGTTCCGGGTCTACACCGGCCACGCCCCCACCTTCCTCGGCGCCCTGGCCCTGGGGGCGGAAGGGGGGATTTTGGCCGCGGCGAACCTCGCCCCCAGGGCCTACCGGGCCCTTTTGGACCACTTCCGGGGGGGGAGGCTTGCCGAGGCCCAGGAGCTCCAGAAGAAGCTCTTCCCCCTGGGGGACCTCCTCGCCAAGGGCGGGGTGCCCCTCCTGAAGCAGGCCCTCCGGCACCTGGGCCTCCCCGCGGGCTACCCCAGGCCCCCCTACCCGGCGGAAAGCCCCCTTTGGGGGAGGCTCCTCCCCGTCCTGGAAAGCCTAAAGGAGGAAGGATGGGTCCTGTAGCCCGCCCGTTGAGGTTCTCCCTGCTTTTGGGCCTCCTGGTCCTCGCCGCCTGCGCCCCAAGGCCCCTTCCCCCCGAGGCCCGCTTCCTCGGGGCGGAGATCCGGGGCCTGGAGCTTTCCCCTGAGCCCGCCCTGCTCCTCGCCGTGCGGGCCGCCTTCCACAACCCGAACCCCTTCCCCCTCCCCCTCGCCGCCTTCGGGGCGCGGCTTCGGGTGGGGGAGGTGAGGGTGCCCTTAGACCTCACCCTCCCCCCCGGGGAGAAGGAGGCCTCCCTTCCCGTGCGCCTCACCCCCAGGGAGGCCCTGGCCACCGCCCGGGCCCTCCTCTCCCGGGAAGGCGTGGAAGTGGCCCTGGAGGGGGAGACTTTGGGCGGGCGGCTCACCTTCTTCCAGGCCCGCCTCGCCTTCCCCTTGGAGCCCGTAAGGGTGCGCCGGGCCGGGGTCAACCTCTTCCTGGAAAACCCGAACCCCCTCCCCCTTCGCGTGGAGGGCGCCCTCATCCTTCTGGGCCAGCGCCTTTCCGTGCGGGCGGACCTCCCGGCGAAGGGAGAGGCGAGGGTCCAGGTGGTGGGCTTCAGGCCCGGGCTTGAGCGGGGAAGCGGGCGGCTTGAGCTTCGCCTCGAGGTCCCGGGCTTCCTCAGCCAGACCCTGGTTCTGGACCTCTAGAGGCGGAAGGCCAGGGGGAGGAGGGCCCCCAAGGTGGTGCGCACCTCCTCCTCGGGCCCGTGGAGGACCACCTCCACCTCCGGCCCCCCGAACTCCATGAGGACCTGCCGGCACCCCCCACAAGGGGGGATGGGCCCCTTGGGGCTATAGATGTGCACCCGCTCCAGGCGGCGCTTCCCCGCGAGGACCATGGCCGCCACGGCGTTCCTTTCGGCGCACTGGGAGAGGGGGAAGGAGGCGTTTTCCACGTTGACCCCGAGAAACGCCTCCCCCTCGGCCTCCACCAGGGCCACCACGGGGAAGCCCGAGTAGGGGGCGTAAGCCTGCCCCACGTGGGCCTTCAGGACTTCCTTAACCGCCTTGGCGTTCACGCTCCACCACCCGTTCCACCCGAACCCGCTCCAGGCGCCTCTGGTCGGCGCTTTCCACCACGAAGCGGAAGCCCTGCCACTCCACGCTCTCCCCCACGCCGGGAATGCGCCCGAACTGCTCGTAGAGAAACCCCGAGAGGGTGTCGTACTCCCCCTCGGGGAGCTCCACCCCCAGGACCTCGGAGACCTCGTCTATGGGGGTCTGGGCCTGAATGGAGAAGGAGCCCTCGGGAAGGCGCCGGATGGCCGCGTCCTCCGGCTCGTCCGTCTCGTCGTAGATCTCCCCCACGATCTCCTCCATTACGTCCTCGAGGGTTACGAGGCCCGCCGTGCCCCCGAACTCGTCCACCACGATGGCCATGTGCACCTTGCGGCGCCTAAGCTCCCGGAGGAGGCTCCAGGCGTCCATGTTCTCCGGGACAAAGTAGGGGGGGTGGGCGATGGAGGTCACCTTGAAGGCCTTGAGGTCCTCCTCGCAGTAGTAGGTGAGGAGGTCCTGGACGTAGGCCACCCCCACGATGTGGTCCACGCTCTCCCGGTAGATGGGCACCCGGCTGTAGCGGTGCTCCCGGTAGAGGGCGAGGAGGTCCTCCAGGGTGGCCTCGGCCTCTATGGCCACCATCTCCACCCTCGGGGTCATGATCTCCCGCACCGGGGTCTCCTCCAGCTCCAGGATGGAGTGGATCATCTCCTCCTCCTGGGCCTCAATGGTCCCGGACTCCTCGGCCCCCGCCAGGATGAGCTTGAGCTCCTCTTCGGAGACCAAAGGGGTCCCCCGGGGCTCCAGGCCGAGGAGGCGGAGAAGCCCTCCGGAGACGAGGCTGAAGAAGCGCCCGAGGGGGTAGAAGAGGACGGAGAGGCCGTAAATGGGCCAAGCGGCCAGCCGGGCGATGGCCTCCGCGTGGTGGACGGCGAGGGACTTGGGGGTGATCTCGCCGAAGAAGAGGATGAGGAAGGTCATCGCCCCCGTGGCCACCCCCACGCCCGCGGAGCCGAAGGCCCGGGTGGCGAGCTCCGTAACCAAGGCGGTGGCGGCGATGTTCACCAGGTTGTTGCCCACCAGGATGGTGGTGAGGAAGCGGGTGATGTCCTCGGAAAGGAGGCGGAAAGGGCCGTTCTTGCTCTCG
This region of Thermus thermophilus genomic DNA includes:
- the sdaAB gene encoding L-serine ammonia-lyase, iron-sulfur-dependent subunit beta gives rise to the protein MGLLDMIGPVMVGPSSSHTAGACRLALLARHLLGEKPKRVEFGLHGSFAKTGKGHGTHLALAAGVLGLTPDDERLKESLSLAEREGVEVVFKEVELGDVHPNTVRMVLEGEKERLVVTGSSLGGGLVRVFDVDGFEVRITGSAPTLVIKNVDTPGVVARVARILADDEVNIAYLTVSRKKRGGEAMMSIEVDRPLSEVPLRYLEYLSYILWVRQIPPVMG
- a CDS encoding dihydrodipicolinate synthase family protein, yielding MILPPIPTPFDREGRLDEEAFRELAAALEPLVDGLLVYGSNGEGVHLTPEERARGLRALRPRKPFLVGLMEETLPQAEGALLEAKAAGAMALLATPPRYYHGSLGEGLLRYYEALAERMPLYLYHVPQNTRVDLPLEAVEALARHPNVLGIKDSSGDLGRIAFYQARLREFRVYTGHAPTFLGALALGAEGGILAAANLAPRAYRALLDHFRGGRLAEAQELQKKLFPLGDLLAKGGVPLLKQALRHLGLPAGYPRPPYPAESPLWGRLLPVLESLKEEGWVL
- a CDS encoding cytidine deaminase; its protein translation is MNAKAVKEVLKAHVGQAYAPYSGFPVVALVEAEGEAFLGVNVENASFPLSQCAERNAVAAMVLAGKRRLERVHIYSPKGPIPPCGGCRQVLMEFGGPEVEVVLHGPEEEVRTTLGALLPLAFRL
- a CDS encoding hemolysin family protein, whose protein sequence is MDRPPSRWLLLLALGTPALAQGEAASPENPWLWAVLVLLFALSAFFSASETAITTLYPWKLRELAESKNGPFRLLSEDITRFLTTILVGNNLVNIAATALVTELATRAFGSAGVGVATGAMTFLILFFGEITPKSLAVHHAEAIARLAAWPIYGLSVLFYPLGRFFSLVSGGLLRLLGLEPRGTPLVSEEELKLILAGAEESGTIEAQEEEMIHSILELEETPVREIMTPRVEMVAIEAEATLEDLLALYREHRYSRVPIYRESVDHIVGVAYVQDLLTYYCEEDLKAFKVTSIAHPPYFVPENMDAWSLLRELRRRKVHMAIVVDEFGGTAGLVTLEDVMEEIVGEIYDETDEPEDAAIRRLPEGSFSIQAQTPIDEVSEVLGVELPEGEYDTLSGFLYEQFGRIPGVGESVEWQGFRFVVESADQRRLERVRVERVVERERQGG